A window of Fictibacillus halophilus contains these coding sequences:
- a CDS encoding MerR family transcriptional regulator: MSVDKFSYKDKKVISIGIISELTGLSERKIRYYEERKLIFPERTGKGTRKYSFSDVERLMEIADQIEDGVQTYEIKKELTKKQKRDERNKMIRGQINAQFNMRN; encoded by the coding sequence ATGTCGGTTGATAAATTTTCTTATAAAGATAAAAAGGTCATATCCATAGGTATCATCAGTGAACTAACAGGACTATCAGAACGTAAGATTCGTTACTACGAAGAAAGAAAACTCATATTTCCAGAAAGAACAGGTAAAGGAACGCGTAAATACTCTTTTTCGGATGTAGAACGTCTCATGGAAATTGCTGATCAAATTGAAGATGGTGTACAAACATATGAAATTAAGAAGGAACTAACGAAAAAGCAAAAACGTGACGAGCGTAATAAAATGATTCGCGGACAGATTAATGCTCAATTTAATATGAGAAATTGA
- a CDS encoding ammonium transporter, giving the protein MEDIMFSLNSVWLVLGALLVILMQGGFILLEAGSTRMKNAGHIAGKTVFTFGLASIVFWAVGYGFIFGGNSNFFIGLSDFFYSGDQAEGMAYSTAAFFMFQLAFAGISLTIAFGGFAERAKLSAYLVFAILFSVVVYPVVAHWIWGGGWLAEHGKQDFAGSTVVHLTGAMAAFAATLLLKPRIGKFNKNGTSNNIFGHNQVYTALGVIVLWVGWFGFNGGSTFVVDDGFFGFVALNTNLAAGAGAVAALIISWMVLGKSDIPTILNGALAGLVAITASCAFVETWAAVLIGFVAGILVFYSVKFFDRLKVDDPIYALSVHGAAGIWGTLSTGLFATPELATVGKPGLFYGGGFSQLGVQAMGVSVSALYAFVVSFVLLYAMKKVMKGLRVSEEEEIIGLDVSEHGNYGYPEAFITNEEKNRIAN; this is encoded by the coding sequence ATGGAAGATATCATGTTTTCATTAAACAGTGTTTGGCTTGTACTTGGTGCACTTCTTGTCATTTTAATGCAAGGCGGGTTTATCTTGCTTGAAGCAGGATCGACTCGAATGAAAAATGCAGGACACATTGCAGGGAAGACAGTCTTTACGTTTGGTTTAGCATCAATTGTATTTTGGGCAGTAGGATATGGATTTATTTTTGGTGGTAACTCTAACTTTTTTATCGGTTTGTCTGATTTTTTCTATTCAGGTGACCAGGCGGAAGGGATGGCCTATTCGACAGCGGCATTCTTCATGTTTCAGCTTGCATTTGCAGGAATCTCGTTAACAATTGCATTCGGAGGGTTTGCTGAACGAGCGAAATTATCCGCATACCTCGTGTTTGCCATTCTTTTCTCAGTTGTCGTCTATCCGGTTGTTGCTCACTGGATCTGGGGCGGAGGTTGGTTAGCGGAACATGGAAAGCAAGATTTTGCTGGTTCTACGGTTGTTCACCTAACAGGTGCGATGGCAGCTTTTGCTGCAACTCTTTTATTAAAACCACGTATCGGAAAGTTCAATAAGAATGGAACATCCAACAACATCTTCGGTCACAATCAAGTGTACACGGCATTAGGGGTTATCGTCCTTTGGGTAGGATGGTTTGGGTTTAATGGAGGAAGTACCTTTGTAGTTGATGATGGATTTTTCGGATTTGTTGCGTTAAATACAAATCTTGCAGCTGGAGCAGGTGCGGTTGCTGCACTTATTATTTCATGGATGGTTCTAGGGAAATCTGATATTCCGACGATATTAAACGGTGCGTTAGCAGGGCTTGTTGCCATCACGGCTTCTTGTGCATTCGTTGAAACGTGGGCAGCCGTTCTGATCGGATTTGTTGCTGGAATCTTGGTATTCTATTCTGTTAAGTTCTTCGATAGATTAAAAGTAGATGACCCAATCTATGCATTAAGCGTTCACGGAGCTGCAGGAATATGGGGAACGTTATCTACAGGATTATTCGCGACACCAGAACTTGCTACAGTAGGGAAGCCTGGATTGTTCTATGGCGGTGGATTTTCACAGCTTGGCGTTCAAGCGATGGGTGTGTCTGTGTCAGCGTTATACGCATTTGTTGTTTCCTTCGTTCTTTTATATGCTATGAAAAAAGTAATGAAAGGTCTTCGAGTTTCTGAAGAAGAAGAAATTATCGGCTTGGACGTAAGTGAACATGGAAACTATGGTTATCCAGAGGCGTTCATCACAAATGAAGAAAAAAATAGAATCGCAAATTAA
- a CDS encoding Nramp family divalent metal transporter, producing the protein MNNELKLNNELTTVAPASNEPVPPQTMVQKLKMIGPGFVVAATGVGTADLVTAIVIGTSFGMTFVWAIVIGSILKYFLNEGVGRWYLATGQTILQGWHSLGKWATGYFGVYSVIWGYIYGATAAMTCGLGMHAMLPIMPIWAWAIVHSLLGFALVWTGRYLLFERIMTVLIGVMFITIIGTSLLFLPTIGEFAGGFVPKMPDGSLMLALGLIGGVGGTITMASYGYWLREKNWKGKAFVPIMRLDTKAAYVITGLFTMAALVIGAKFLFGTDVKLEGDQGLLNLAELLGQEFGTPLRWLFLIAFWSAAFTSLLGVWNGVPYLFADFLRTIKTKKEDLHSIKPVTEKDKSYRAYLAWLTFPPMLIFFFGKPVQLIIIYGVLGALFMPFLAISLIILLNSKKVDVEYRNKWLTNAVLIGCLLMFAFLGINELQKLF; encoded by the coding sequence TTGAACAATGAATTGAAATTAAACAATGAACTTACAACTGTTGCTCCAGCTAGTAACGAACCTGTACCGCCTCAAACAATGGTTCAAAAGTTAAAAATGATCGGTCCTGGTTTTGTAGTAGCAGCAACAGGTGTAGGTACAGCAGATTTAGTAACTGCCATTGTAATCGGAACCTCATTCGGAATGACTTTTGTATGGGCAATCGTAATCGGTTCTATTTTAAAGTATTTCTTAAACGAAGGCGTTGGACGCTGGTACCTCGCGACAGGGCAAACAATCCTCCAAGGTTGGCATTCGCTTGGGAAATGGGCGACTGGATATTTTGGTGTGTATTCGGTTATCTGGGGTTACATTTACGGCGCAACTGCAGCCATGACTTGTGGATTAGGCATGCATGCGATGCTTCCGATCATGCCGATATGGGCTTGGGCAATCGTTCACTCATTATTAGGTTTTGCACTTGTGTGGACAGGTCGTTATTTGCTTTTTGAAAGAATAATGACGGTATTGATTGGAGTTATGTTTATTACAATTATTGGTACATCATTACTCTTTTTACCTACAATCGGCGAATTTGCTGGTGGATTTGTACCAAAAATGCCAGACGGGTCGCTCATGTTAGCACTCGGATTAATAGGAGGAGTAGGCGGTACAATTACCATGGCTTCTTATGGATATTGGCTACGAGAAAAGAATTGGAAAGGGAAAGCCTTTGTACCGATTATGAGACTTGATACAAAAGCTGCATATGTAATAACGGGGCTTTTCACTATGGCTGCACTCGTGATCGGAGCTAAGTTCTTATTCGGAACGGATGTTAAGCTAGAAGGAGACCAAGGTCTTCTTAATCTTGCTGAATTGCTAGGTCAAGAGTTTGGAACACCTTTGCGCTGGTTATTCTTGATCGCATTCTGGTCTGCTGCATTTACATCACTTCTTGGCGTCTGGAACGGTGTGCCGTATTTGTTTGCAGACTTCTTAAGAACAATCAAGACGAAAAAGGAAGACTTACATTCGATTAAACCTGTTACAGAAAAGGATAAATCTTATCGTGCTTATCTAGCATGGCTGACATTCCCGCCAATGCTGATCTTCTTTTTTGGGAAGCCAGTTCAGCTGATCATTATCTATGGTGTGCTAGGAGCACTGTTCATGCCATTTCTTGCAATCTCGCTCATTATCTTACTAAATTCTAAAAAAGTTGATGTGGAATATCGCAATAAGTGGTTAACAAACGCTGTCTTGATCGGGTGTCTCCTCATGTTTGCCTTCTTAGGAATCAATGAGCTGCAAAAGCTGTTTTAA
- a CDS encoding D-2-hydroxyacid dehydrogenase family protein → MKLVVLDDWEHTFATNPEIDRLRKYFIVDIYSDKPTEHELIHRIKHAEVILTIRERTKFTKELLNQLKNIKLIAQTGSGLSHIDMDEATRLNIPVATTPGGSAAVVELIFGMMLVHARNLLHLDQRLKKGEWIESVGLGLENKTVGIIGLGKVGSGVAKVAKAFHMNTIAWGPRLTPERAKAEEVEYKDLKELLQTSHFVVISVRLVPETRHLLKEEHFRLMRNDAFLINTSRGEVLDEDSLVYALTQKWFAAAGLDVFSEEPIRQDHPILKLNNVLLTPHIGWKTDNMFHNFLSTSVDNIISYIIEDNPKRIVNTEAIERQKPTV, encoded by the coding sequence ATGAAACTTGTAGTATTAGATGATTGGGAACATACCTTTGCAACAAATCCTGAAATAGACCGGTTACGAAAATACTTCATTGTAGACATTTATTCCGATAAGCCCACAGAACACGAATTAATTCATCGAATCAAACATGCTGAAGTCATTTTAACGATCAGAGAACGTACCAAATTCACAAAAGAACTTTTGAATCAACTGAAAAACATTAAACTCATTGCACAAACCGGATCTGGTCTTTCACACATCGATATGGATGAGGCGACTAGACTTAATATTCCTGTTGCTACTACTCCAGGAGGATCTGCTGCCGTCGTTGAATTAATCTTTGGCATGATGCTCGTTCACGCACGAAATCTATTGCATTTAGATCAACGACTGAAAAAAGGTGAATGGATAGAATCTGTTGGTCTTGGTCTGGAAAACAAAACGGTAGGTATTATAGGATTAGGTAAAGTCGGTTCGGGTGTGGCAAAGGTTGCAAAAGCTTTTCATATGAATACAATCGCGTGGGGACCTCGTTTAACTCCTGAGCGCGCGAAGGCAGAAGAGGTTGAATACAAAGACTTAAAAGAACTTCTTCAAACCTCTCACTTTGTCGTCATCTCAGTAAGACTTGTACCCGAAACTCGGCACCTACTTAAAGAAGAACATTTTAGACTTATGCGTAACGACGCTTTTCTTATTAACACATCAAGGGGTGAAGTGCTGGACGAGGATTCACTTGTATACGCATTAACGCAAAAGTGGTTTGCAGCTGCTGGATTAGATGTCTTTTCAGAAGAGCCAATCCGACAGGACCACCCCATCCTGAAGCTTAATAACGTGCTTTTAACGCCTCACATTGGTTGGAAGACGGACAACATGTTCCACAATTTTTTATCAACCAGTGTAGATAACATTATCTCTTACATAATTGAAGATAACCCTAAACGAATTGTTAATACAGAAGCTATAGAAAGGCAAAAGCCCACCGTTTAG
- a CDS encoding DUF1801 domain-containing protein, with protein MYEQKTKETDQSVVEFIENVDSPKKREDAYKLLDIFSQATGFAAKMWGPSIIGFGSYHYKYKSGHEGDAPLVGFSPRKAKISLYFAPGDPERAELLQHFGKHTTGAACVYINKLADVDVDVLKQLINKSTEFLLKTYPQE; from the coding sequence ATGTACGAGCAAAAGACAAAAGAAACCGACCAAAGCGTTGTTGAGTTTATCGAGAATGTGGATAGTCCAAAAAAAAGAGAAGATGCATATAAACTGCTTGATATCTTTTCACAGGCAACTGGTTTTGCAGCAAAGATGTGGGGACCGAGCATTATTGGATTCGGCTCATATCATTACAAATACAAGTCAGGGCATGAAGGGGATGCACCACTTGTTGGTTTCTCACCAAGAAAAGCTAAGATCAGTCTATACTTTGCCCCGGGAGATCCGGAACGCGCTGAGCTGCTTCAGCACTTCGGCAAACATACAACGGGCGCCGCTTGTGTATACATTAATAAACTAGCTGATGTTGATGTGGATGTGTTAAAACAACTGATTAACAAGTCAACTGAGTTTCTATTAAAAACATATCCACAAGAATAG
- a CDS encoding bile acid:sodium symporter family protein has product MRFLEKVSKMAGNTFAIWVILFAVLAFFIPGGFTWIAPHIPLLLGIIMFGMGLTLSLNDFKAVFQAPKSVIIGVFAQYTIMPLLAFGLATAFRLEPEVAVGVILVGCCPGGTASNVMTFLAKGNTALSVAVTSVATLLAPILTPALTLLFASKWLSVSAGSLLMSIVQIVLVPILLGLVVKLFFRKHVEKSVAALPLVSVVGIVAVASAVVAANAQQIAETGLLIFSIVILHNGLGLLLGFLIAKGLKLNFADQKAISIEVGMQNSGLGAALAIAHFSPLSAVPSAIFSVWHNISGPLLATWWGKRADKDAAKISDNTNYSKVV; this is encoded by the coding sequence ATGAGATTTCTAGAGAAAGTAAGTAAAATGGCAGGTAACACCTTTGCGATCTGGGTGATACTTTTTGCTGTACTCGCATTTTTTATTCCAGGAGGCTTCACATGGATCGCTCCCCATATTCCTTTATTATTAGGAATTATTATGTTCGGTATGGGACTGACCTTATCACTAAATGATTTTAAGGCTGTTTTTCAGGCGCCAAAGAGTGTAATCATCGGTGTATTTGCACAGTATACAATCATGCCCCTGCTCGCATTTGGTTTAGCGACCGCTTTTCGATTAGAACCAGAAGTAGCAGTTGGGGTGATCTTAGTAGGATGCTGTCCGGGAGGAACGGCATCGAACGTTATGACTTTCTTAGCAAAAGGAAACACAGCTTTATCGGTTGCGGTAACATCCGTTGCAACACTACTTGCACCAATCTTAACACCAGCACTTACGCTTCTATTTGCTAGCAAGTGGCTTTCTGTATCAGCAGGCAGCTTATTAATGTCAATTGTACAAATTGTACTCGTTCCTATTCTTTTAGGTCTTGTCGTAAAATTATTTTTCCGTAAACACGTTGAAAAAAGCGTTGCTGCACTACCGCTAGTATCTGTAGTTGGTATCGTTGCTGTTGCTTCTGCTGTTGTTGCTGCTAATGCACAACAGATTGCAGAAACGGGTCTACTCATATTCTCTATTGTTATTCTTCATAATGGACTTGGACTATTATTAGGATTTTTAATAGCGAAAGGGTTAAAATTGAACTTTGCTGATCAAAAAGCGATATCGATAGAAGTTGGCATGCAAAACTCTGGTTTAGGTGCAGCGCTCGCTATCGCACATTTTTCTCCGTTATCAGCAGTACCAAGCGCAATCTTTAGCGTATGGCACAATATTTCAGGACCACTTCTTGCTACTTGGTGGGGAAAAAGAGCTGATAAGGACGCTGCAAAGATCAGTGATAACACTAACTATTCAAAAGTTGTTTGA
- a CDS encoding DUF294 nucleotidyltransferase-like domain-containing protein — translation MPYSQIKRWRDNKCGEHQHSSQALNDFHDELMRKVFDSALEKHIAEFGPVPCRYAWFVMGSAGRSEQAIISDQDHGLIYEEKSVKTKQYFITFGKELANGLNEVGYPYCDGNVMSSNPVWTKSITEWEEQLSKWLTEESFESIRFLLIFYDARVLIGEEAYCKKLKKLIHDCLKQKPHLLERLLENTQHVKKAVGFFHQFLTESHGSHAGSIDLKQSGFLPYVNNVRLLAMKESLEATSTLSRLKELNGMSKYSVDLSWCAKEFELLLHYRLKYHRKTTENYDDIHYLNIKELSKDDRKDMKHILLNGQKLQTYTQSVIKGTIET, via the coding sequence ATGCCTTATTCGCAGATAAAAAGATGGCGTGATAATAAATGTGGCGAGCATCAACATTCGTCTCAAGCTTTAAATGATTTTCATGATGAATTGATGAGAAAAGTCTTTGATTCTGCTCTTGAAAAACATATTGCAGAGTTTGGTCCTGTTCCTTGCCGTTACGCGTGGTTTGTAATGGGGAGTGCAGGTAGATCTGAACAAGCAATCATTTCGGATCAAGATCATGGTCTGATCTATGAAGAAAAGAGTGTTAAAACGAAACAATATTTTATTACATTCGGGAAAGAATTAGCGAATGGGTTAAACGAAGTCGGTTATCCGTATTGTGATGGGAATGTAATGAGTTCAAATCCTGTTTGGACTAAGTCAATCACAGAGTGGGAAGAGCAACTTTCAAAGTGGCTAACCGAAGAAAGCTTCGAGAGTATACGTTTTCTTCTTATTTTTTATGATGCACGAGTGCTTATTGGTGAAGAAGCTTATTGTAAGAAACTTAAAAAACTCATACATGATTGCTTGAAACAGAAACCTCATCTTTTAGAAAGGTTGTTAGAAAATACACAACATGTAAAAAAAGCGGTTGGTTTCTTTCATCAATTTTTAACAGAATCGCATGGCTCACATGCAGGAAGTATCGACCTGAAGCAATCGGGGTTCTTACCATATGTTAATAATGTACGTTTGCTTGCGATGAAAGAGAGTCTGGAAGCTACTTCTACTCTTTCAAGACTGAAGGAATTAAACGGCATGTCAAAATATAGTGTAGATCTTAGTTGGTGCGCTAAAGAATTTGAATTACTTCTTCATTACAGGCTGAAATATCATAGAAAAACAACAGAAAACTATGACGACATACACTACTTAAATATCAAAGAACTTAGTAAAGATGATAGAAAAGATATGAAGCATATCCTGTTAAACGGACAAAAATTACAAACTTACACCCAGTCGGTCATTAAGGGAACGATAGAAACATGA
- the abc-f gene encoding ribosomal protection-like ABC-F family protein — MTTVLQVKRLQKKFGDKEILKDISFDIRQGEKIGLVGWNGSGKTTLVNILMKCINHDYGSITTWPANLHMGYLPQSTDYVLDVERELLETGEELLRTSKKLGLQKHLLQNDELHHLSGGERLKVSIAKIWANHPEFLILDEPTNHLDLQGINWLTEEVNNYRGAAIIISHDRHFLDQSVEKIFELEDGVLTIYEGNYSAYRKEKQRRFQQQQRDYEKQQRKIHMIEQQVNTLKTWSDKAHREAGKGGTAAENRQMGLKEYERMKAKKKDNQIKSKLKRLNLELTKTGIDKPKEEGDVFFQFDSAGKRGKRLIEARGLTKQYGDRTLFEESHFYIKHGERIAFQGPNGSGKTTFIKMLLGEESVTIGEIWKSESMKIAYLSQDVSDLPEEKTVYEYFDLEEKHLLTQARTIFANMGIEDRKLSKPIRHLSLGERTRVKLVLMILQEYDVLILDEPTNHLDLPSREQLEETLSQFSGTLIIVSHDRFFVEKLCDKLLVIENQQIKRIEMGLREYEEQSKRTTNDGVQQLTEEIALVENKITELLGKISFCKTGTDEYREVDQELQLLMSKKRQLVQNISL; from the coding sequence ATGACGACTGTATTACAAGTTAAACGATTGCAGAAAAAATTTGGAGATAAAGAAATATTAAAAGATATCTCATTTGATATCAGACAAGGTGAAAAAATTGGCTTAGTAGGTTGGAATGGCAGTGGGAAAACAACGCTCGTTAACATCCTTATGAAATGTATAAACCACGATTATGGATCAATTACGACCTGGCCGGCAAATCTGCACATGGGGTATTTACCACAATCAACAGATTATGTGTTAGATGTTGAACGGGAGTTGCTTGAAACAGGTGAAGAATTGCTGCGAACTAGCAAGAAGTTAGGACTTCAGAAACATTTGCTGCAAAATGATGAATTGCATCATTTAAGCGGTGGAGAGCGTCTTAAGGTATCCATCGCTAAGATTTGGGCGAATCATCCTGAGTTCTTGATTTTAGATGAACCGACAAATCATTTAGACCTTCAAGGGATAAATTGGCTTACAGAAGAAGTTAATAACTATAGAGGTGCAGCCATTATCATCTCCCATGACCGTCATTTTCTTGATCAATCGGTAGAGAAGATATTTGAACTAGAAGATGGTGTTCTTACCATCTACGAAGGAAATTACTCGGCGTATAGAAAAGAGAAGCAACGTCGATTCCAACAGCAACAAAGAGACTATGAGAAGCAACAAAGAAAAATTCACATGATCGAACAGCAGGTAAACACGTTAAAAACGTGGTCTGACAAAGCTCACCGAGAAGCAGGTAAGGGAGGAACGGCAGCTGAAAATAGACAGATGGGACTCAAAGAATATGAAAGGATGAAAGCTAAGAAAAAAGATAACCAGATCAAGTCAAAGCTGAAACGTTTAAATTTAGAACTTACGAAAACTGGGATTGATAAACCAAAAGAAGAAGGTGATGTCTTCTTTCAATTTGATTCTGCTGGAAAGAGGGGTAAAAGACTCATTGAAGCTCGTGGTCTAACGAAACAATATGGAGATCGAACCCTTTTTGAAGAAAGTCATTTTTATATCAAGCATGGAGAAAGAATAGCATTTCAGGGACCGAATGGATCAGGAAAGACAACATTTATTAAGATGTTACTTGGCGAGGAGTCTGTAACAATCGGGGAAATTTGGAAAAGTGAATCTATGAAAATAGCCTATCTATCTCAAGATGTCAGCGACCTTCCTGAAGAAAAGACGGTTTATGAATACTTTGATTTAGAGGAGAAGCATCTGTTAACTCAGGCAAGGACGATTTTTGCCAATATGGGGATCGAGGACCGAAAACTTTCCAAGCCAATCCGTCACTTAAGTTTAGGCGAGCGAACGCGGGTAAAACTGGTGCTAATGATTTTGCAGGAATACGATGTTCTCATTTTGGATGAACCGACGAATCATCTGGATCTGCCGAGCCGCGAGCAGTTGGAGGAAACATTGTCACAGTTTTCAGGCACGCTCATCATCGTCTCGCACGACCGATTCTTCGTTGAAAAGCTGTGTGATAAACTGTTAGTCATTGAGAATCAGCAGATTAAGAGGATAGAGATGGGTCTTAGAGAATACGAAGAACAGAGTAAACGAACTACAAATGATGGTGTTCAGCAGTTGACTGAGGAAATAGCTTTGGTAGAGAACAAGATTACGGAATTGCTCGGAAAAATTAGTTTTTGTAAAACGGGGACGGATGAGTACAGAGAGGTTGATCAGGAGTTACAACTATTAATGAGTAAAAAGCGGCAGCTCGTACAAAATATATCTCTGTAA
- a CDS encoding NAD(P)/FAD-dependent oxidoreductase, with the protein MDQHNVFDVTIIGGGPAGLYSAFYSGLREMKTKIIEFQPQLGGKIHVYPEKMIWDVGGHTPLPGAKLIEKLVEQGLTFKPEVSLNEKVESISRDENGIFILQGSSGEKHFSKTVIVAVGSGILNPQRLDIEGAERFEVSNLNYTVKSLQHFKDKIVVISGGGNTAIDWANELVPIAKKVYLTYRKGNLAGHEAQVTQLMNSCADCIFNTSISKLFACPNHEVIEQIELTNHETGEISYLPIDEVIINHGYEQDTSLLGNSGLNIELADNFYIAGNANSESSIPGLYAAGDILKHDGKLNLISGAFQDAANAINKAKQFIHPDAQKVAMVSSHNEVFKERNRELVKQMVR; encoded by the coding sequence ATGGACCAACATAACGTTTTTGATGTTACCATTATCGGCGGTGGTCCCGCTGGCCTTTATTCAGCCTTTTACAGTGGTCTTCGTGAAATGAAGACCAAGATCATAGAGTTCCAACCACAACTGGGTGGAAAAATTCATGTATATCCGGAAAAAATGATTTGGGATGTTGGCGGACATACTCCACTTCCAGGTGCAAAGCTAATTGAAAAACTTGTTGAACAAGGACTAACATTTAAACCTGAAGTATCACTAAATGAAAAAGTAGAATCTATTTCGCGGGATGAAAATGGAATTTTCATTTTGCAGGGTTCTTCCGGTGAAAAGCACTTTTCTAAAACGGTTATCGTTGCAGTTGGAAGCGGTATCTTAAACCCTCAACGGCTAGATATAGAGGGTGCTGAAAGGTTCGAAGTGTCCAACTTAAACTATACGGTTAAGTCCCTTCAACACTTTAAAGATAAGATTGTTGTCATCTCAGGTGGCGGGAATACCGCAATAGATTGGGCAAATGAATTAGTTCCAATTGCAAAAAAAGTGTATCTGACATATCGAAAAGGAAACCTCGCTGGACATGAAGCGCAAGTCACACAATTGATGAACAGCTGTGCTGATTGCATTTTCAATACGTCAATATCTAAATTATTTGCGTGTCCCAACCATGAAGTCATTGAACAGATTGAGTTAACGAATCACGAAACAGGTGAGATTTCTTATCTCCCTATCGATGAAGTCATTATAAACCATGGCTATGAACAAGATACATCTCTGTTAGGAAACAGTGGGTTGAACATTGAACTAGCGGACAACTTTTATATCGCAGGAAACGCTAATAGTGAATCTTCTATCCCAGGATTATATGCAGCTGGGGATATCCTCAAACATGATGGAAAGTTAAATTTAATCTCTGGTGCTTTTCAAGACGCTGCAAATGCAATAAATAAAGCAAAACAGTTCATTCACCCTGATGCACAAAAAGTTGCGATGGTTTCCTCGCATAATGAGGTGTTTAAAGAACGTAATCGCGAGCTCGTCAAGCAGATGGTGAGATAA
- a CDS encoding exonuclease domain-containing protein, with translation MRMNPLIQFMKQVQGKINSSVYASLQGQSSPQHVAFLRQLEKELKVEESLTVPLKDLNAVVFDLETTGFFPEQGNQILSIGAVKVKGGEVQQEETFYSLAHCMGELSPEIKELTGIDESDLQHAPQLSKVLVDFYDFARGHVLVAHHASHEKKFLQHYNWKLFRSQFKHRIVDTSFLLKIAEPEANLVRLEDCCEHCNVPVINRHHALGDAKMTAELWSVYVARVQELGIKNLREVYERLSR, from the coding sequence ATGAGGATGAATCCGCTTATTCAATTTATGAAGCAAGTGCAGGGGAAAATAAACTCAAGTGTTTATGCGTCATTACAAGGGCAATCAAGTCCTCAGCACGTCGCCTTTTTAAGGCAGCTTGAAAAAGAATTAAAAGTAGAGGAGAGTTTAACAGTTCCTCTTAAAGATTTAAATGCAGTGGTGTTCGATCTAGAAACTACTGGTTTTTTTCCTGAACAAGGTAACCAGATTCTCTCAATAGGTGCTGTGAAGGTAAAAGGTGGAGAGGTACAGCAGGAAGAAACCTTTTATTCTCTCGCGCATTGTATGGGCGAACTTTCTCCTGAGATCAAAGAACTTACAGGAATAGACGAGAGTGATCTTCAACATGCTCCTCAATTATCTAAAGTTTTGGTAGATTTTTATGATTTTGCAAGAGGGCATGTTCTCGTGGCCCACCATGCAAGTCACGAAAAAAAGTTTCTTCAACACTATAATTGGAAATTGTTCCGAAGTCAGTTCAAGCACCGAATTGTAGATACTTCGTTCTTATTGAAAATCGCTGAACCAGAGGCTAATCTTGTTCGATTGGAAGATTGTTGTGAGCATTGCAACGTGCCTGTGATTAACCGGCATCATGCCTTAGGAGATGCGAAGATGACGGCGGAGCTTTGGAGTGTTTATGTAGCGCGTGTTCAGGAATTAGGAATTAAAAATTTGAGAGAGGTATATGAACGACTCTCCAGATAA